In Erigeron canadensis isolate Cc75 chromosome 8, C_canadensis_v1, whole genome shotgun sequence, the DNA window tacattatattgaTGGTGAAAttactttgtattttatatatgtatttttgattttttttaatacgaATTTGAAGATAAACATTAAGTTTATGACTTAAAAGTATCGAATATGTGATACTTTGGTAATGTATTAAGATAATTAACTTGTATTCTGTTTATAAATACATCACATGtttataattatacaatattatgtaGTATATACAAATGTTTTGACTCTTATgagtcgagtcacgagtcaataATTGGGTTTTCGAGTCGAATAAAAAATTACGAGTCGACTAACTATGATTATGTTAAAagtttgataataataaattaataatacatgGGCTTTAAATTCACAAGGATAACACCCAGATAAATTAAGTAGCGACACATTTTATAGCAAAACTTTGCTCATCTTTAAGTAATGTTTTTGTCTCAAATGCCCTCGAGTCAACCTCAAAAGCCAAACACTTTGGTGTTTAcggtttttcacttttttgttggccagttttaacaaaaaccaaacTTAAGTGGTTTTCCAACAAAAGAACGTCTAAATGTTGTTTTCTAAGTTGGGTCGAgcgtttttttatttttctcggTTGTTTTCCGAGGCTTCGTTACCCCCTTAGCTTGTATTCAAATGTCGCTCCTTAGCAACCTATTTCCATATATTGATACATCCATAAGAACATCTACAAGTAGTAAAAAATGTATCTTAGTTGATCTCTAAGAAAAGGCAGTATATGGAAAATCCAATAAGCAATAGGTGATTATCTTCAAGTccattcaagaaaaaaaaatgttgaatttctaGCATAGCAAAGAACTTAATTAAACACATGAGAACTAATGAAAACACTAATCTAAATTGAATCCAATCAAACTCAGATTACAAACAAGTGGGAATTTATGGCCACTTAGAATATAAATACTTATTCCCAGTAGAACGGAAGTGTTTGAGGAACTCCGTTATCAGAAGAtgcatgatgatgatgacgttGTTGATGAAGTCCCATCTGTATCATCTCATTCCTATTAGGATCCATAATTGACTCCAGACCACCATAACCCGTCCCTGGATCTAACGGGTTTGGTGTGGCAGTATATGAGCTAGATGGATGCATCACGTGGTTCAGGGTTGTACACGATGTCTGTGACGGTGATGATGACAGAAGAGAGAGAGCACAGTCTGACTGCGCCACCGGCTGCACACGAGCCGCCGGTGGTGGATAACCATCACAGTAAATCTTGTCATAGCTGCTATTAGCCTCAAAGGAAAGAAGTTGTTGTGGTTGTTGACAGACTTTTGGAGGTGATGCCCGGTGGTTTAGTTTAAGGTGCGTACCCGGCCCATTGTTGTTTTGAAACAAGCTGAATTGTTGCTTTCCGGTTACTCTTTTCGTAGAAGAAGATGGTTCGGGAAAGGGGTTTGGATTTTGTTTGTGAGCCAGGTTCAATTGACGGGTTGAGTATGTGGGTTCTTCCTCTGGCTTAACTACGCTCGTCCACATAGGATTTGTGAGAGTTGTGGTTTGATACACATGCGGACTTGAGAATTGTAACATTGTGGTACCTGGAATGTATCAACTCGAAATTCATTACCAAGCACGTAGTAACTAGTAACAATAAGCTTTGACTTAGTGGAGatttcgacccatttacatACAAATGAGTCGATACAGTTTATAAGGTAATGCatcaaacgggtcaaaagttATCCAAAGTGTCTTTTTAATAACAccacataaatcattttattcaagaaaatatattcttaaattatTGGGTCCAAAGTGGTCTGGATGACCAAAACCAACCCTTTTCGGCAACTACTCGTCGCacacccattttgacccattaccttCCCTGCCACATCCAATTTCCATCATTAGATGAGAGTATGAAACAGACCTTGGTGACTGGAGAAAAGACTTGCACCACGTAAAGCATCTGGTTGAGGCTTCCTTCTCCTACGATTATGCCCATCAAGACGTTTTCTGCAGCTTCGTTTTCCCTCATCGAATTCCTCTAGCGAATGAAACCTACAAACAGCGACAAAAGTTAGTTCAAAATACCCTTTTTAAACCGATTGGCTACTACAAATTCATTAGTATAATGTTTGAATTAAACGGTCTCAGGTCAAATTCAAATCTTAGTCTAATTATACATTCAAAACATTATCATGGAAAATGAAGATCAAGAAGGGAATCCACATGTAATATTTAATGCACTTCAGAAAGTAGATACATTAGGGAACAGCCAGCCATGTGAAAGAAAGTACAGGTTTCTTTAATGTTTCAAGAGCTTGAAGTTGAGCTTTCAATACTTATGGTTGTTGAGAAACTTGATTGACCTTAAAGCTTGACCTCAAATACTAAATCAATTATGCTTATCAAGACCACAACTGTACTAGATTCTTCAACACATTAAATATTTCAAAGGAGgttaaatacaaaaaattttaaacaagaATAGAAGTATATATCAAATGTTAAACTCACATACTCAAGAAAAATAACCGAGAATGCActactaaaacaaaaaagattcAAGGGAGGCACTTATCATCACATTCAATAACTATAATTTTACCCTTTACACAGGTTTGTTCCAAAAAACACAACAAGCAACGTCAAAGATGAGACTAAAGTTTGCATTAAATAGTAAGTTGTTAAGATGATTAGCATTAATGtcttaaacaaacaaaagacatgTGTTTTTTACCTAGACTATGTCAAATACTTAATTTCTCCTGATCAAAGTCATAACAAACCTAACAGAAACCACCCACCATTTTATTATGATATCAAACGTTATTGCAGCTTCCTTTGATTTAATTTTCATGAATGATAATAAAGAACCTTTGAAACAACAGATaaatttaagaaagaaaaacaaaactaagcAGGTGTTTGGATATGCATTCTGAAAAGTGATCAAGTGATACtgcataatcaaaatcaaatactGTAATAATCAGCAATAATAAAATGTTGTGTATTAGATAGTATTTGGACGTCATTTGTTGTTTAGGGTTGTACTATGCGTCGTGTTTTTGGAAATTCTTATAGTTTAAGctagtataaataaaacaaggGTGAAATGAAACTGTTCTAAATGATCATCTGTCAGTTTTCTATTAAACACTCACAAACAAATAATGTAAGAAAACAACCAACTGGCAAAAgactaataaaataaaacaacagaAAATAGAGTAATGAAGCTATACCGGCTACATTGCTGGCAGAACCGTTGCTTTTGGCCATTAATGGAAACCTCTGGAGTCTTGGAATGAACCTCACAAACCTTATGGCGCCTATGATACTCTTTGGAGTTACTAAGGTCCGCGGTACAGCCGTCCACAAGGCAACTAGCAGCCTGAAGCATGTTGTTTATCGGTCGTGCCCTTTTTGATGAGCCCGAAGGCGATAATGCCATTTTTGAAGTGGTTTTCAAACTATCCTTAAATTCATTTCCAGAATCAATAACTTGACCAAGCTTTAAATCAACAGAAAAGTTCCCTTTAATCCCCTGCCCTCCATAACAACTACTACTTGACCCATTATTCGTATCGATATTGGGAATTGTTCCTTGTTCAAATTCTGTGAAATCCCAAGATGGTATCTTCATATTCCAGTCcattatttccttttttttttcactttcaaatagagtactttttttctttgaataattTGACTCTTCACTTTTTGGGCCTTTTTCCTATTTGTTTCCCTATTTTTCTCTAAAGTCCATTAACCAAAATCACTCCTACACTAACTAAAATAATGAAAGAGAATCCAAAACAACCCAAATTTGGAGATAGTTTACTTCAACCTGTTTATTTcctaaagaaaaagaaaagaacagaaTGAATGGAGCAGACAAAAagcatatttatttattataatttttttttatacataatggttaattaattaaaatggcAAGTACAAGAAAAGCATGTCATTtccctaaaataactttttttgcAAACACAAGACAAGTACCTCaatgtggaaaaaaaataagtactgctagactaataataataagttgaaCCAATAGATTTGATACTACTAACACTTAAAGAAAACAAGGTAACTTTCCAATAATAACAACTAGTAGTAACATTCagagaaagaaaataaagaaagtagtacttatgtatgtatgtatgtatgtatgtatgtatgtatgtatgtatgtatgtatgtatgtatgtatatatacttacatgaaaaGATGTATGTATAGACTATATCTGAGAGAGCTTTACAGCCTTTCAAAGCCTGGCATGGAATCCCTGGGTAAAGACTAAAAAGAGCAAAAAGTTGAGATGGGTGTAGCATAAGAATCTGTGTTTCAAACACTATTAAGGTAATAACAAGTTAATCTTGGATTTtgcacaaaaatatatatagattcttttttatgtgtatatatcttTATAGAAAAATCATTAACATTGGAACTTGAAACACACTTGTTGAAAATTAGGTAGCCCAAACCCTgaacaagaaaaaaatatatatgtatgtataaaagatgtatatagagaaatatataaaagaaagaagaacACAAACAGTAGTAGGTGTTAgtttaagaaagaaagaaagaaagaaatcaaTGGTGGAAATAGAGGTGGGGGGGTGGGTCAGGGGTATAAGTGATATAATGGACTTTCTTTATTTATTGAGGTGGGTTCAGTGGTGTTTGATAAAGGAGGATGACAGAGACAAGGTGTCTCAAAGAAAAAGTTAAACAAAGTTTCACAAGTACAAATTTTACTACAATGAAGGGAAATAAAGATACAAGGATTTGCATGTCCTTGTTTctatgttttctttcttttattcatGTCTTGTGCTTCACATTTCTTGGGCATTTCTTTTGAGCATGTAGGTTTAAGTcctaactatatatgtataagcATATTCGTGCAGATATTTATCATCATATTTTCTTAACAATAAGATTATGACATGtgacaaaataaattaataaaattagaaaagaatGTTGATGCAATACAGATGTCATGTCTTAGTAGTTTAGTAggatttttaagaaaatttgtttaacagaattaatcattttcttagaTTAATATAGTATAACTTGCAATTATATTGGTTAACAATAATGAGATGTGTATCACATTATCCAAGTAAATCTATAAAGATTTGGCGCATAATTGGACTCAAAAAAACGACAACAATGATTGAAACAGGAGAGTTCAAAGTTCATCCCAAAATACAAGCAAACTAAAGCAATGATTGGAATGGTGTAGAGCTCTTTTCAAGTTTATCCCTAGATGTTATTTACTGAGTTTAAACCTATAACTCTAGTATATCTCACCACTAGCTTAATAACCTAATGATATTTTGGTGATAAGATAAAACCTAAAGACTATAAGGTCATGAGTTCAAATCTCACATCATATTTTGATTGTTTCCTTCAGATTTGGTGTATTAGTGGAGATATGATCGATCGAGTGGTAACCTAGTGGCACAATGATATTTCAGTGATCCGTGAGTAATCCAAAATTGTcgggaaaaataaaataaaaacctaGGCTACCTTAGAAGTTGTTACGTTATGCTCTACCACACAGCTACAAAATAATACTAAGCAAATCCATCCATTAAAACAACTAAATTAATCGATCTCAATTTCTTACAACTTTCTTGTACTGGGCCCACAAAGACGATTCAAGGTTTCTAAATTTTGTGTGATGCTATGAAAACATAATTCCATGAATAGATCAGTAATAAAACATGTGCAGGATTCATTTCCGGGATGTGAAATGGGTAGTGATATTGTTACAACAACAATTAGCCATTTACAACAATGTTACACAAATTTTATTGTACAATGTACAACTATATAATGCAGTTATTGTTGTAGATCGCTAAATATTGTTGTAGGAATATTATCCCCTTTGAAATTGATGCAACTCTGCAAGGATTTTATGACTTTTGGGGTCTTCAAAATTCAACAAGAATTGTGCGAGATAATCATTTAACCAAAAGACATTACTTTCCCATAGTAGACTAATTGTTGagtcttatttatttattttttaaaaggaaaaatcaAAACCTCAAGGGCAGAGGGTGGTATCCAATCCAATTTGGGTTAACTACCTAATAGACCAATGGTATGTTTGACAAAAGctttttaatagtttttggAGAGTTTTAACTTTGAACAAAAAACTCCTATTgtgttaaaaattttgtttagatGCAACtggttttagttattatttaaaaaaaacactccAAAATGAAACGTTACTTGAAGTATCGTTTCAGAAACTTTAACTTTTTGGTAAAAcatttaatctttaaaagttatacaaataaCTCTTAAAGTTGTAACTAAACacttctaaaaaataaaagttctaGCTAACAGTTTTGCTTAAAAACTACAACTTACAGCTCCAATAAAAAATTATAGTTACAAATACAACTACTTTTGCTAAACATACTCATacctttaatcaattaaaatccTTCAGCTTAAAATTACCCATTACCCAATTTGGTGACATTGGTACCTAAAATTACcttaaaaaattttcatatacttttgAATACATAAGGTAAAACtatttacaaattaaaacataacattttattatcaataagtttaaattaagtattctaaacaaaatatatcaaaaaaataaaacttttatgatATTgaggtaaaattaaaaatttgaaaaatatctcaaaggctaaaacaaaactttttaaataaacatattgtAACATCCGTGATTTTGACTCATTTGGCCAATTATGTAAAATGATTAACGACTTTAATAAATGATACAATTAAGTACATTTCATGATTTAATGATTAGTGTGAAGCTTGACGGGTCGATTGACCGACTTAATTGACGATACGATACATGTTGGTGCTTATTTTTACTAGTGATTGAGATGGGTGATCCATAATTCAACTTATAACCCACGAACCATACCCAACCTCATCCCTCCAACTCTTCCACCCAATCCCCGCCCATCCACCCATTTTTCCATCTCTTTCGCCTTTTAAAATctccaagaacacacacttatctctctctctctctagactTCTATCACACTTATTGGAATTTAAGCAAGATTTAGACTAGAataatgatcatcatcatcttcttatCATCATATCTTAAAATTGAAAGTCAAAGTGCAAGAAAACTCCATATATAGCTGAATTCCGGATTTCACAACTTGGAAGGGGTTTTGGTAAGTTATATGTCActcaaatcatcattttatgtttattattatgtttCTATTCAACCCCAAGTGTTATTGAGTCAATTTGCAAGTAAAAAACAAAGTGGATCAAAATTAGGGTTACAAAGTGGGTAATTTAGATCAAATCCAAATTTAAGCTAAAAATGGTTGTTTTGAATCAAGTTTAGAAGTGGGTTATGTCTTAATATGTTCACACAAGCCACAAAAGCGAGTCCAAGCTTTCCAAGATTCGATTTTAGGTCAATTAGGGTtttgtcaaaagtcaaaacgggTCAAGAACTAATTGAACAACAACTCGGTGCTATAGAAAGAAATTGTGATGTGGGTTATATTCACTTATGTTTAAGAATGAGTTTGAAAGAAGCTCTTAGTAGAATTTGAGTTCAAAAGAGGTTTGGGTCGAatttgggtgtgtttggttacAAGGTTTCAGCTAGTTGAAAAGTGTGCAGACTTGTTTTGAAAACGTCATAACTCGTTCATTAGAGATCTTCAAGAGTTAAACCTTACATTTCTGGAAAGGTCTTTAAGTCCCCTACATTTGTTAAGAATTAAGTTTTGTCTCAATAGGTCGTCTTATATGTCAAAAGTATTCTACAAAACTGAAGGTAGTcaagaaaaactaaaagtagTCTACAAAGAGACTAGTAGTCTACAAAATTTGAAATAGTCTACAAATGAGTCAAGTAGTCTAAAAAAGATATCGTTTGAGCTTGTTGACCTCCCATAGTCCTTGAGTTGAGCCATACCTTCTTGTACATCTTCTTTCAGGTACATGGGTGTCTTGTACGAGACTCCATAGTTGTTCAAGGGTTGGAGGTTATTACTAGGGTTcctgtaaggtgccctattgttatgtagatcgtaataagatgtgattcgttatgtcaagagtgcggaatcctcttgagataactagattgctattgccttttgttgattaataagcaattaaccaacccaaggagatgcacaaggcttgtggttcgtgtaggaggtcacatgaaggaacaaataaccttgattcgtgtataatcactaAGATCTAAAAGGATTAGAAACGATTAACCAAGATtcacctaatttcgtagattaggtcttgtatttttactagttaagtattggatcgtgtgggcttaggccttaatcgcagattaggcccgaaacaataagtcaatcgacttaccttgtgctgacgtcagcacgaggttgttcctacatacTGATGACGTccgcacgagggacgacctttgactctttgtttagattcgtttggctcgtacataacatccaatcattgttcaagtgttctacgacacttataaaccttgattctatgttcttgtacctgcaaaacaatatataacacacaaacacaatacaaaacacaaacagatataatattgaagttcaaacgtaatcattaaatatcaacacaagttcttatttaaatgattacaaacatagttcctaaaacataaacaataatcaaatctatgttgcgattgtcacaacgaatctgcatctacagttCCAAGTGTTGATGTTGGCTTGTATTGTGGTATATGTTGATAAGTTGTGGATGTGTGATGATCATTGGACCTACATAGCTTGATATTAACTTGTTATTGCTCggcaaaggtgagtttcgtagctccctactcaattgagattcgggctgaaaaagTGTACACATACGTGTTTGTTTGATTGACTActtattgattgtttgattaattgtttgattgatggatggTTTGATTGATTGTGGGATGGTTTACGCATATGTTTGtgatattgtgattatttaggATAGTCGTATACACATGGAAGTCGGTTATGCCTTCAAAGGGttttagatgtggtgggaaggctgcgggtgaccctatacaTAAGCATCTAGAACTTGATAAATGTAAAACCCTCCGAAGTGTATGTACATGTTGTTTAGTGGAAATGGATGGACTTGTGATTGAGATTGATTATGCTTTTGTACTTATTGATTGGTTGATGTACTTCCAAGTGTTTCACACTTGAGAACATGCTTTTGTACTTATTGACTGGTTGATGTACTCCCAAGTGTCTTGCACTTGAGAACA includes these proteins:
- the LOC122578463 gene encoding squamosa promoter-binding-like protein 13A — its product is MDWNMKIPSWDFTEFEQGTIPNIDTNNGSSSSCYGGQGIKGNFSVDLKLGQVIDSGNEFKDSLKTTSKMALSPSGSSKRARPINNMLQAASCLVDGCTADLSNSKEYHRRHKVCEVHSKTPEVSINGQKQRFCQQCSRFHSLEEFDEGKRSCRKRLDGHNRRRRKPQPDALRGASLFSSHQGTTMLQFSSPHVYQTTTLTNPMWTSVVKPEEEPTYSTRQLNLAHKQNPNPFPEPSSSTKRVTGKQQFSLFQNNNGPGTHLKLNHRASPPKVCQQPQQLLSFEANSSYDKIYCDGYPPPAARVQPVAQSDCALSLLSSSPSQTSCTTLNHVMHPSSSYTATPNPLDPGTGYGGLESIMDPNRNEMIQMGLHQQRHHHHASSDNGVPQTLPFYWE